Below is a genomic region from Scytonema millei VB511283.
AGTGCTGCGAGAATACACCCCACATCTTCGATCGCAGTGCCGCTATTTGCTGCTAACTGCAAGATATCCAGCAGGCGACGCACCCAACGAGACTCACTTACCCCTGCTGGACGGGGAATTTCATCTAGCTGCTGTCGCCACAGGCGCGTGGCTAATTCCTGTTCGGTTTCTGGGCGCAACCGCACGGGAAACTGAGCTTTCAGCCCCAAAATCTGGAGCAGCAGGGGCCAAAATAAAGTGACTTCATCTTGAAAAAAACCTAATAAGGTTTTAGCGCGAATCGGATATTTACCATCTGTTGCTGCCGCTAATTTATCTCGTAATTCCCGCCGATTATCGTCATTTGCTGCTAAGACTAAAACTGCTGGTTCTCCTTGATGGGGATATAAGCGTTGTCGTCCCCAAGAGGACTGTTGGCGATCGCCTGCTTGCAACCACGTACAAAACTGTTCGACTAAACGAGTTGTTTTGCCACTGCGAGTAGAACCAACCATCCAAACCGAAATAATTCGCACTAACTCTATCCTCGGAGATTTGTTAATATACCCGGTATGTTAATCAGTGACCAGTGACCAGTGATCAGTGACCAGTTATCAGTCATCAGTGACTAGCGAGCGATTGCTGGTGACTAGACATTAGAATTCAACCACTAGCCACTAGCCACTAACCACTATAAACTTGACTCAAGGCTGGCGATGAGAAATTATAGTTGGACGCAAAAAATTTATGCTTTCTTACGCTCTGCCCAACAGTGGTATTTTGACACGCCAGAGCGATCGCTCGATGAAGCTTACAAAGCTGCACTTCTAATTAAGACGATCGAAGATGAGCATTTTGGTGGTCGGAAAATCTCACCAGAATTTGCCAGTTTCGGGCGCAATACGATGGCGATGTTTGAGTCAGATCTGAAAAAACATCTGAAAACGATTCGCATGAGACTCGTTGAGTTTAATGCCAGTCGTACTATTTTTGGAGATTCTAATCAAACCATTACTAAATTATCTAGGCAAGATGGGATAAATTCCAACAGAGATTCTTTTGCTATACAAGCAAGAAATAATCCAAGTTTAATTTTAGAAAAACTTAGATTTATTGATGAAATCGCATCAAGATATCAGGAAGAACAAACAGAAACCCTTCCTGCACTTAAGCCTCAGATTATGCGATCGGATGCGGTTTTCAATAATCGCGATCTTCAAGGAACTCAAGAAAAACTTCGCTCCAACTCCATTGAAAGTTCAGAGAAAAATAATAAACCTAGTAGTAAAACTGAAGAGACAGGTGTATTACCTCGCTCGATCTTGAGTACCTTGAACCGACTGAAAGTAGAATTAGATCCGAGCGCTGAAGAAGAAGTTGTCAAAAATTTTCGTACTTCGCAAAGAAGAACTCTCATTTCAGTTAGATTAGTATTATTACTAGTTATAGTTCCTTTTCTAACTTTTCAAATTTCAAAAAATCTAGTTATTGGACCGCTTGTCGATCGCTTCCGCAATCCCGAACAGGCTACGATGTTCCTCAACTATGAGATGGAAGAGAAAGCATTAGAAGAAATGCGGAAGTCTGAGGAGAGACTGAGATTTCAAAGTTTTTTAAATGGAGGCGAGGAAATCTCTCCAGTTGAGATTGAAAAGAGATTACAGGAGAGAGTAACAGAAATTGCTGAGGAATTTCGTGCCGAAAGTTCTAATGCAATTAAAAATGTTTTTGCCGATCTACTCTCAGTTGGGGCTTTTATTTGGCTGCTACTCATGAGCAAGCGAGAACTCGCTGTTTTGAAAGAGTTTTTCGATCAAATTGTTTATGGTTTAAGCGATAGTGCCAAAGCATTTATTATTATTCTATTTACAGATGTATTTGTTGGATTTCACTCTCCCCACGGTTGGGAAGTTATTTTATCTAGCGTATCGCGACACTTAGGATTACCAGAAAATCACGATTTTATCTTCTTATTTATTGCGACATTTCCCGTGATTCTCGACACAATTTTTAAATACTGGATTTTCCGCTATCTCAACAGAATTTCTCCTTCTGCTGTGGCGACTTATCGCAATATGAATGAATAGTAGGATAAAAGTCAAAAGGCAAAAGTCAAAAGGCAAAAGGCAAAAATTTGTAGAATGTGTTAGATAATGCACTGAAAAGACAAAAATTTGTATGTAATTTTAAATGATTAAAATACATACAAAATAGCCTGCCTCCACGGCAGGCTGATTTGTGAAGCGTTATTTCATCTCAGCGAACTGACTGCCTGAGATGGCAAACTGTAACTAACTACAGGAGAAATTCCGGCTAAATCGAGAATTTGGGGGATCAAATCTTCTCGTTTCACTGCCATCATATGCACGCCGTCGCAAAGTTGACGGGCAACTTGCACTTGTTCGGCAGCAATTTTTATCCCTTCTGCTAAAGGCTCTTTGGCTTGGGCAAGGCGATCGATAATATGTTCGGGAATGTTTACGCCAGGAACGCAGCGATTGATAAACTGAGCATTTTTAGCCGATTTTAATAAGAAGATACCTGCTAAAACTGGCTTGTTACAACCAGATGCAATCTGACTCATAAACTTTTCTAGGCGATCGAAATCAGTAATCAACTGACTTTGAAAAAACTGCGCCCCTGCTGCTAATTTGCGTTCAAATCGACTCTGCAATCCCGACCAACTTTTGCACTGCGGATCGACAGCCGCACCAACAAATAGATCTGTCGCCCCATCTGTCAAAGGCTTATCGTCGCAGTCTAAACCTTGATTCATTTTGCCGATCAGTTGTAGCAGTCGTACCGATTCCAGATCGAAGACACTTTTAGCATCAGTGCGATCGCCTGCTTTGACAGGATCGCCAGTTAAAGCCAAGATATTGTGAATGCCAAGGGCATGTGCGCCTAGCAAGTCA
It encodes:
- a CDS encoding proton extrusion protein PcxA, with translation MRNYSWTQKIYAFLRSAQQWYFDTPERSLDEAYKAALLIKTIEDEHFGGRKISPEFASFGRNTMAMFESDLKKHLKTIRMRLVEFNASRTIFGDSNQTITKLSRQDGINSNRDSFAIQARNNPSLILEKLRFIDEIASRYQEEQTETLPALKPQIMRSDAVFNNRDLQGTQEKLRSNSIESSEKNNKPSSKTEETGVLPRSILSTLNRLKVELDPSAEEEVVKNFRTSQRRTLISVRLVLLLVIVPFLTFQISKNLVIGPLVDRFRNPEQATMFLNYEMEEKALEEMRKSEERLRFQSFLNGGEEISPVEIEKRLQERVTEIAEEFRAESSNAIKNVFADLLSVGAFIWLLLMSKRELAVLKEFFDQIVYGLSDSAKAFIIILFTDVFVGFHSPHGWEVILSSVSRHLGLPENHDFIFLFIATFPVILDTIFKYWIFRYLNRISPSAVATYRNMNE
- a CDS encoding methylenetetrahydrofolate reductase → MHNTTRLNSFRKAVKAKEFLVTAEVAPPKGGNPSHMLQMAQALKGRVHAVNITDGSRAVVRMSSFASSVILSQQGIEPICQVACRDRNRIGLEADLLGAHALGIHNILALTGDPVKAGDRTDAKSVFDLESVRLLQLIGKMNQGLDCDDKPLTDGATDLFVGAAVDPQCKSWSGLQSRFERKLAAGAQFFQSQLITDFDRLEKFMSQIASGCNKPVLAGIFLLKSAKNAQFINRCVPGVNIPEHIIDRLAQAKEPLAEGIKIAAEQVQVARQLCDGVHMMAVKREDLIPQILDLAGISPVVSYSLPSQAVSSLR